The sequence below is a genomic window from Lolium perenne isolate Kyuss_39 chromosome 4, Kyuss_2.0, whole genome shotgun sequence.
CCACATCATCACTAAAACCGCTTTATGCGAAGTGAGAGGCCAGACCAATCCGAGTCCTGCTATAGTTAAGGGACAAAAAAACAGACAATTGTTTTCCTTTCTCAAAGCGATTGAGCTAGGGCCCCAATAAATACCTAATATAAAGCTTAGGAGTTAGTGTCATGACATGTTGGGACCCAATAAATTTTGTAGAAATTGGAAATTCTGGAACGTGAAATATAAGTTGTCTGAATGCATGCATCACAAGAACATAATCCAAATTTCCATAAGGACTAGGTGTGTGCGGTAGATACAAACTCCATGTAGTTGGTCTCACTCGATACCTCCATTCGGAATTCCATGCAAAATGAGTCCATAGTAATTTTGTCCATAGTACTAATCAAAATGGCCATCGGCACAAATTAATTAGATTTTGCGAGAGTCAGATGCATGTTGATTCGTCGGATCACAAaaaacacaaaaatataaatattcgGAGTTGGATGCCATGGCATTTTGCCAGTTTGTGCTGAAACtacaaatacatcaacacaaaatacaagctatttgattacatatgtagAAAATAGTAGGCAATGTACGAAAATTGAAATATTCTGAAAGAGATATATGTTGTTTTTGATAAAGAAAAGATATATAAATAAGAAAAATTCATTTAGTTGATCTCAATGTAAACTTTCATTGGGAGTTATGCGCAAAATAGTCTATAGTAATTTTCTTATATGATTTCATTCCTAGAAATCAAATAAGACCCAAATTAGTGTGTGATGTTTCTTTGAATCAAGGAGCTAGTAAAACAAATCCAGCAATGAATACTTGAGGGACTTGGATGTTTCCTCTACCACACATAATTACATTCATGATCGATCCAGCGCCAGACCAAAAGCATCTCCCTATTAACCCTCCTGAAGATTCAGGCATTCTACAACGAGTATACTAACCAACAAACTGCTACTACAATAAATTCCATTGAATCGATGTAGAGTCATAAAAAACCAAGCATCCCATCGACGAGAAAACAAGCATTTCTGAAGTCTGAACGTGCATCTATCTGTCATCGACAGCGAGCGCCATGGAGAGTGAGCCGTCCTTCATCAGGCTGTTGCTCAGTGTCTTGAACCGCTGTTGCTGTGACGATGGTTCTGGGTGATAATATCTGCTCCTCCTCTGTTTATAGTGGCTCCGCCTGGGTCTAGGATCCATCTTTTAATGGCTGCTGCGGGATTACATCCGAAATCATCTCTAGCTGCCGTTGGGTGTGTGACATATATCTCCTTAACTGTGAATAGAAATTCTTCCATTGATCCTTCCCCAAAGTACGCCCCTATTTTGAAAGGCTCTCCGTTGATAGCTTCCTCCTCTGTCTTCATAAGGGCAGTATCTACTCTTGATGGGACAATAACTAAATGGTGCCTAAAGCGAAAATCCGGGATCAGAGCGTagtcagagcatctccactcgtctccccacagagccccccacggccactttttttcatccggacggcgaaaaacggaccagtcaggcccccggttcctcgttttggtccggatttgagcctattttcgtccggactccccatgccatcctcggtttcccgggggtctcccggggactccggatgaagctaaaccaaccgcccacacccacgtgtctcctctttcgtccggattccccgagccatcctctttttccccgagaaacgccgcttggggagcacacgactggaaatatacttccccccaggccaaattttcgtccaatccggacgaaaatttcgccggatttgggcgtgaaaagcgccaacgagtggggatgctctcagCGATTGCGGGGATTGGTGTTGATACCTTTTTTGTAGCAATTTCCGCTGGAATCTCGTACTGCAGCTTTTCCTCCTTCTCCGACATCTGGGTGATCATGTCATGGATCGCCACTTCACTCCCGATGTGATCATCCGTGATCCGGGGGGCATCCTTCTTGATTCCGAAACTCCCGTTAAGGAATTCCTCAGATTTCATCTGGAAGTAGGCTAGGCTTTTTCTTGGATTTGGGGATTTTCTAACAATATCTCTCAATTTCTCTTTCGTGATCCATGGGAAGAAATCCGATTTCGTGGGTCGGTGTATTTGGTTTGCGGGATGAATCTTCTCTCTCTCAATCTCAATCTCACTAATTTTCTTGGGATTCAGGGGAATCCGAGGATTTTCGGGCGGATCGTCGCCATGTTCGCCACGGAGGTGAACCATCATGTCAAGCAGTTTGGATTTGGTTTTAAGTGAAGCTTACCATGGATGAGGATGCCATGACATTTTGGTAGTTTGTGTTTCTTCTATGATTCCATTCCTAGAAATCAAATAAGACCCAAATTAGTGCATGAAGGTTCTTTGAATCAAGGAGGAACCTCGGTCTAGTAAAACAAATCCAGCAATGAACACTTGAGGGACTTGGATTTTTCCTCTACCACACATAATTACAGGCATGATCGGTCCAAACGCCAGACCAAAAGTATCTCCCTATAAACCCTCCTGAATAAGTGAAGATTCAGGCATTCTACAACGAGTATACGAACAAACTGCTACTAGAATAAATTCCATTCAATCGATGTAGAGTCATAAAAAACCAAGCATCCCATCGACGAGAAAACAAGCATTTCTGAAGTCTGAACGTGCATCTATCTGTCATCGTCAGCGAGCGCCATGGAGAGTGAGCCGTCCTTCATCAGGCTGTTGCTCAGTGTCTTGAACCGCTGCCTGGAGTACTGCCGCGACGCCTTCCTCCAGTCCGTCCCGGACTTCATCATCGCCACGAACTCCTCGAAGCTGACCCGGCCGTCCTTGTCCGTGTCGACCTCCTTCATGACATGGTCGAGCACGGCGTCGTCGGCTCTGCCGGAGTCGTCGGCGAGCGCGTCGGCCAGCTCCCCGCGCTCGATGTATCCGCTGCTATCCCGATCAAAGAACAGGAACGCCGTGCGGAGGTGCTGGTCGTTGGAGAGCCGCTGGAGGTGGATGGTGATGGCGACGAACTCGGCGTAGTCGAGGTAGCCGTCGCCGTCCACGTCGGCGGCCTCCATGAGCAGCTCCATCTCGGGCTCCGCCAGCTTGGAGCCGACCTTGGCGAGCCCGGCCTTGAGCTCCGGCAGCGTGACCCTGCCCTTGCGCTCCGTGTCCATGAGCGCGAACATCTCTTTGAtgacctccacctcctccgctGACAGGTGCTCCGCAATGACCCGCATGGCCTTCTTCTTGAACCGGTTCATCACCGCGAACTGCTTCAGCCGCGCCCGCACCACGTCCCCCAGCAGCACGTTCGGCGCCGTCTTCGCGCCCTGCAGCCACGGGTGCTCTACACGGCCAAAGATCAATGTCAGCGGCGACGCGCGAGACGACACCAGACAGACGCCATGATCCATGCTTGACGACGCAAGAACACATACCGAGGACTTGGCGGGTGGGGTGATCTCTAGCTATCATTGATAGCGAATTGGGTGGGTGGCGACGACGTCGACGGTTTAGTGTGCAAGATAGGAGATTTTGGAAAGGGGAGGGTAAAGATACTCATTTCTAGGCGCGTTGGCCAAATTTCAGGCGCCACTAATCCAAGTCTTTGCGGGACCCAACGAAATCCTTGTGGCAACACTGAAAACTATGATGGAACCACCGTATAAATGCTTTGCGGCGCATTTTATCACTGCAAATAGCACCATGTCAACGATTATCAATGCACATTGTAAATTGGCCGCCAGAAATGCTCATCCCTCGGCCAAAAAAAATCCGAGGTGACTACGGCTTGTGTCGTACAAAAAATCCATCAAGTACATGGGGCTTTTTTGTAGTATTTTTCAGTTGGATGGTCCAAGTACCCACCATCATTGACAGCAGCAAACCCCTCCCCATGAGAATGTCAATTATCAGAGAACACACGTAGACATCTAGCACTCTACCTATTTATAATTAGTTACACCTAAGATATAAAATCATACACTTTTGGAAACCTTTATCAATACGTTTGTTATACAAGTACATTCTCGAGCTCTTCAATAAGATATTTGAGGATACTAAAATTGAAGCAGGGCCATAAAATGCAATATAATACATCTAATTACAGATATAATCTGCGCGGAAATGTGATTTTCTTTAATACTTCTATTATATCTAAGGAAGCTTCAGAATGAAGGATATTCTTAGCCATGTTTGGAAAAGAACTTTAGAAAATAATAACATTGATGTAAAGTGCAGTTTCAATTTAGGCCACAATTATTGAAATAGAATATTGAATCTTGAAGTTTAGTTGCACCACCCATGTGACTAGTTGTGCTGAGTATTATAGTAAATATACTACTTATGATCTTTTGTTGATGGAATTTTGATATAAATAAGTGAAATTGTTTATTATAAATAAGTGAGAATCATTCTATTGTCATGTTGAACTCGCCATACACATAGGTCTAGGCATTCGGTTCCCAAGAACTGAGAATAGAACAGTAGCCATGAGGTTATTTGGCCTCGTTGTGTTAAACTCTAAGTAATTAACCATTTCATAGGTGTTCCAAAAAAATTCTCATCTGAAGAGATTGGTGTCAAGAAAAGGATCATCACAACCAGTTTCTTACAAATTAAGAATTACTCCTCCTTAGATCTTCTACCAAGAAAATGAAAATAgaacaataaaaatataaaatgatgaAGATAAAAAAATAAACAACAACAGCTAGGCAGTAAGTAGTGGCACCAAACAGGAGACACTTAGAACATACATGAGCTAGCAAGCACATGCAGAGTATCTTACCGGGATTGTAATCCGCATTTTGATTTTTGACACAACGTTACAAGAGACCATGGTAAATTTTGTAGCCCTAACAAATATCTCGATTGCCACAAATTAAATAGATTTTGCAAGAGTCGGTTGCCTCTTGATTCGTCAGATCACATAAACGCGTAAATAGAAATAATAGAGTTGGTCGGATGCCATGACTTTTTGAAACCAACAGTTTGTGTTCAAATTGAAAAATGCATCAACACAAAATACAAGTTCGTAATTTATGAAATAATAGAAATTTTCTCAAAGGAATAGGTGTGGGCCATAGTTTCGACTGATATTTttcgataaagaaaatatattaacACCGTGAAGATATCAATTGCATCCAGCATCTGCAACAACGCAGTGCCCTAATGGCAATAAGGATGCATACAaccaaaaaagaaagaagaattacATAAAAAAATCTCGTTACAGTGATCTATTGATTATAGCAGCGGGCCAAACACCATCAAGATAGCACTAGAAATCCATCTTCTCTAAAAGTGACGCATTTAAGAGGGAAACGGTGCACAAGCGTCGACATCACCCTAATCATACATCATAGGTTTTCACCCATGAGAAATGTACGCGctcacaaaacaatgccttcaacaagattaTTGCCGGGCACAAACAACTAAAGCCAAACATATCTTAGGTTTTCATCCTGCAAGTATAGACTCTAAATTTCTCACGAGTTGTCGGCCCCACTTGTGGATGCCGCAACTCCATGTCATGAATCACCAAGCCAAAACCTCATCGTCATCAGGACTCGAACCACCATTACTAGTCCACAGATCTCGGCTTCCATGCCATTCTCCACGACTGATTTCACCATGAAACTAAAGACATACTACAGAGCTTTGCCTCGCTCCCTCTGAAACCTAATGGTCAGGAAAAAACATAGTTGCGTGTGAATGAATACCATCTGATCTGGCAATCTCAAGGCATGGTGTCCATTGGGGTTCGTTGGTGGAGTCTTCCGAAACTCAGACACTCGGCCAGATCAAGGGAGACATACAACAAGAAGATCTTCACCATGATGTGAGAGGGATCCTAGGAACGCATCCTTTATTCAAGCCGTGCAAGCAGCCCCACGCCACCCACCGGTAACTTGCAAGATCTGCCACACCAAGCCCTACCATCGGCACAAAGGTGACGGCAGAGCAGGGTTGATAACCCACCGGATCCGGCCCTACCAcgcagcgaagaagatcgaggaGGCGGCACGGGAGACATCCATATCGAGATCTAGGGTTTCCACCACCACCCAGCCAGGCCATGCACCTCCACCGCCAGTCATGGAGCCGTCGGGAGAGGACCTCCGCCACCTCCCTGACCAGGGACGCTACCTTGATTGTTGCACAACGACACGCCTGCCATCACCACCTAGCAGCCATGACGGCCATCCCCGAAAATCCCCCACCTCATACCACCTTTGGCGGCTGGCCCCGCTACCACCACGGCGAGGGCCGGCGGCATAAAGGGAAGCATCGGCGGGAGCTTTGGCGGCGGGGTGTCGCCCCCGGTGTAGCCTTAGGGTGCGACAAGCTGGGTTTTTTTCTCCTCCTTTTTTTGCGACAGATATATAAACAATCTCAACGAAAACTTTCATTTGGAACTACACGCAAAATAGTCTATAGTAATTGTGTTCTATGATTTCATTCCTACAGATCAAATAAGACCAAAATCAGAATCTCCAATATTAGTGTATGAAGTTTCTCTGAATCAAGGAGGAACCTCGGTCTAGTAAAACAAATCCAGCAATGAACACTTGAGGGACTTGGATTTTTCCTCTACCACACATAATTACAGGCATGATCGGTCCAAACGCCAGACCAAAAGTATGTCCCTATAAACCCTCCTGAAGAAGTGAAGATTCCGACATTCTACAACGAGTATACGAACAAACTGCTACTACAATAAATTCCATTGAATCGATGTAGAGTCATAAAAAACCAAGCATCCCATCGACGAGAAAACAAGCATTTCTGAAGTCTGAACGTGCATCTATTTGTCATCGTCAGCGAGCGCCATGGAGAGCGAGCCGTCCTTCATCAGGCTGTTGCTCAGTGTCTTGAACCGCTGCCTGGAGTACTGCCGCGACGCCTTCCTCCAGTCCGTCCCAGATTTCATCATCGCCACGAACTCCTCGAAGCTGACCCGGCCGTCCTTGTCCGTGTCGACCTCCTTCATGACATGGTCGATCACAGCGTCGTCGGCTCTGCCGGAGTCGTCGGCGAGCGCGTCGGCCAGCTCGCCGCGCTCGATGTACCCGCTGCTATCCCGATCAAAGAACAGGAACGCGGTGCGGAGGTGCTGGTCATTGGAGAGCCGCTGCAGGTGGATGGTGATGGCGACGAACTCGGCGTAGTCGAGGTAGCCGTCGCCGTCCACGTCGGCGGCCTCCATGAGCAGCTCCATCTCGGGCTCGGCGAGCTTGGATCCCACCTTGGCGAGCCCGGCCTTGAGCTCTGGCAGCGTGACCCTGCCCTTGCGCTCCGTGTCCATGAGCGCGAACATCTCCTTGatcacctccacctcctccgccgACAGGTGCTCCGCGATGACCCGCATGGCCTTCTTCTTGAACCGGTTCATCACCGCGAACTGCTTCAGCCGCGCCCGTACCACGTCGCCCAGCGGCACGTTCGGCGCCGTCTTCGCGCCCTGCAGCCACGGGTGCTCTGCACGGCCAACCCAAAGATAAATGTCAGCGGCGACGAGCCGACACCCGACGACAGACGCCATGATCCATGCTCCAAAAATTCAGTCTCTTGCTTGACGACGCAAGAACACATACCGAGGACTTGGCGGGCGGTGAGGCGCTTACGGGGGTCCATCTCGAGCATCTGGCGGACGAGGCTCTTGGCGCTGTCGGAGATCCGAGGCCATGGCTCCCGCTCGAAGTCCAGCACCCCTTTCAGGATGGAACGCGCCACGCCCTGCTCCGTCTCTGCAGTTCAGATTGAGCAAGATGATGATGTCTTCTGTTGGTGCGTGGCAAGGGAAAGGGGATTGATCGATGGAGCTCGGATCAAGCAAGTACCGGCCCAGAATGGCGGGACGCCGCAGAGGAGGATGTAGAGGATGACGCCGGCGCTCCAGATGTCCGCCTCCGGGCCGTAGTTGCGGCGGAGCACCTCCGGGGCCATGTAGTACGGGCTGCCCACGATCTCCGAGAACCGCTCACCTGCAGCACATTTTTCTGTCAGTGAAATCGAAGTATGAATATCGTCAATAGCCTTGCAGCCTGTAGGGGTGGATAGCACAGTTTCCGCGCCGAATTCGTTTGAAATCCGTTTTACAGAATTCACATCTGATTTGAGTTAATTACGATGAATAAAGATATCTGATTCCGAACTTGACACCAGATATGGTATAGAATGCATTATGCCAAATAGCACCGGAATATTCGTATTCAAAAGTTATTTAGGATAATCCGATGGTATTTATCCAATTAATCCATTTTTATCCAACACGTCAAAACTAATCGAGCATATTTAGTAGCTAATGAGTTGCCGAGTTTATGTGTTAAACAATAGTTCACTTACATAGTCACTCTTTTCAATATGGAGTCCAAACTTGTTACTCCATCCGATCATAATAAGTGTTGTTAATTAATATAGTGCAAAGTTTGTACTACTCCACCCCTACAGATTGTTGTAGTACTAAATTAGTGACCCTTCATATGGACCGGATGGGgtagtgtcgttgcctaatcgacggtaccccggaggagggatcctcacgagggggagaagaagtaggggccatagggcggagtgctctcgggacggtggtacgcgagttacccagcttcggaacacctgcacgatgacagggcctactgctgcttgtctggaattatctgggcgctttcgcgttgttacaatgagttgtgcttGTGCTGAACgtgcacgtgaacgtgaacgtgaacgtgaacgtgcctctagggctcccaggatccggcttataaaggcgcacggatctagggtttacatggagagtcctagccggattacaggtcgcctaactacggtacaaggtcttgccgtgtacgtcaaggatctgccttcctccctacgtcgtactggatccgggttccacatgggcctccatggatccgggttactcctgggcctccatggatccgggttactcctgggcctccatggatccgggttactcctgggcctccatggatccgggttactcctggcctccatggatccgggttactcctgggcctccatggatccgggttactcctggcctccatggatccgggttccacatggaccttcacggatccgacttcctccgatggtcggttgggatccggcttccctatcctgggctggacttcatcctttaggatcaacagcaactgggccgcccgacgggccacacgccacatcaccatctatgggccacccgggcttgccggatctaggcactgtcgatggtacacccatgaagtatacccacaacagtagcccccagagttctccgagtttcacctgctgtttccgcctcactaatccatcatggtctccggcaatattggtaacgcggagaaacttgaagagctctaacttcatattttcttctttcccaactttCAGTCGGAAAAAAccctcatcctgcgggacttcacccATCGACAGTACataacatgtctccgggttactcccctgcttgcggacaagaatttgcttatcttcacgccgttacccggaaccttaaaagattcaaacggttccgcctatcttggcgccattttcgcgtgaTTCGAGCGGTAAGTTGAGGTGCGGATCCCACTACCAAAAATTagttgcggatccggctaccaaaaattgaggtgcggattcggctaccaaaaattaggtgcggatccggctaccaaaaattaggtgcggatccggctaccaaaaattaggtgcggatccgactagttagccagattttcgccatctttgaaaattttcttgacataaccatatgtatgtagcccccgagcgttgagtcggcttgctccaaggagacacgatgctcagaaacttagcccccaagcgtcaaggtggaaatTTTCCGGCTTGTTACTCagagaacttcatcgatgtagcccccgagcgccaaggtgaattttcttgaaaatccggcttggtgctcttagagtagctttatctttatatgtgacttaggaatagcgtaaatcccaagcatctaggcggaaatttccagcactgatacccgaaaggaaacacacttttcacctaagatcaaaccgcagcccccgagggttggttccggctaagcatagcggaatcaagactcaagttgcttttccagctgtgcacgccatggatccgcctaacctcgggagattgttgtacgtccaagtgtcatgtacctgatacataaacataaaaacatatttgtattaaattgttt
It includes:
- the LOC139830494 gene encoding calcium-dependent protein kinase 9-like — encoded protein: MNRFKKKAMRVIAEHLSAEEVEVIKEMFALMDTERKGRVTLPELKAGLAKVGSKLAEPEMELLMEAADVDGDGYLDYAEFVAITIHLQRLSNDQHLRTAFLFFDRDSSGYIERGELADALADDSGRADDAVLDHVMKEVDTDKDGRVSFEEFVAMMKSGTDWRKASRQYSRQRFKTLSNSLMKDGSLSMALADDDR
- the LOC127293400 gene encoding calcium-dependent protein kinase 9 → MGNAGLFCCTTSPQTLEDGAQARNNKKPATPPSQSRSQEPSPARANPKPRRRPKEKPNPYAPRGGAAAASHSPKPVRVLDGVVPHHPRLRVTDKYHMGRELGRGEFGVTRLATDRGATRERLACKSIPKARLRTAIDVADVRREVAIMASLPDHPALVRMRAAYEDDDAVHIVMELCDGGELFDRIVARGRYTERAAAAAARTVAEVVRACHAHGVMHRDLKPENFLYAGKSEDAQLKAIDFGLSVFFRPGERFSEIVGSPYYMAPEVLRRNYGPEADIWSAGVILYILLCGVPPFWAETEQGVARSILKGVLDFEREPWPRISDSAKSLVRQMLEMDPRKRLTARQVLEHPWLQGAKTAPNVPLGDVVRARLKQFAVMNRFKKKAMRVIAEHLSAEEVEVIKEMFALMDTERKGRVTLPELKAGLAKVGSKLAEPEMELLMEAADVDGDGYLDYAEFVAITIHLQRLSNDQHLRTAFLFFDRDSSGYIERGELADALADDSGRADDAVIDHVMKEVDTDKDGRVSFEEFVAMMKSGTDWRKASRQYSRQRFKTLSNSLMKDGSLSMALADDDK